The Primulina huaijiensis isolate GDHJ02 chromosome 17, ASM1229523v2, whole genome shotgun sequence genome window below encodes:
- the LOC140962340 gene encoding photosystem I chlorophyll a/b-binding protein 6, chloroplastic isoform X2, giving the protein MALSVASSSFSSFPKREVHRRSFPENITTWLQPKRSRLNATKGVSSVCEPLPPDRPLWFPGSSPPEWLDGSLPGDFGFDPLGLGSDPELLKWFAQAELMHGRWAMLAVAGILIPEWLESLGFIENFSWYDAGAREYFADPKTLLFVQLVLMGWVEGRRWADFLNPGCVDIEPTLPHKTKPKPDVGYPGGLWFDPLMWGRGSPEPVMVLRTKEIKNGRLAMLAFVGFCFQAVYTGQGPLENLAAHIADPGHCNIFSAFRMQ; this is encoded by the exons ATGGCTCTGTCAGTTGCTTCTTCTTCATTCTCAAGCTTTCCAAAAAG GGAAGTACATAGAAGATCTTTCCCAGAAAATATTACAACGTGGTTGCAGCCGAAACGAAGCCGTTTAAATGCTACGAAAGGCGTGTCCAGCGTCTGTGAACCGCTTCCTCCCGATAGGCCATTGTGGTTCCCTGGAAGTTCACCCCCTGAGTGGCTTGATGGAAG TCTTCCAGGAGATTTTGGCTTTGATCCGCTTGGATTAG GATCTGATCCTGAGCTGCTCAAATGGTTTGCACAAGCCGAGCTGATGCACGGTAGGTGGGCGATGCTTGCAGTTGCTGGAATCCTTATCCCCGAGTGGCTGGAAAGTCTCGGATTCATAGAGAACTTCTCGTGGTACGATGCTGGTGCTCGAGAATACTTCGCGGATCCGAAAACCTTATTGTTTGTCCAGTTGGTCTTGATGGGGTGGGTCGAGGGGCGGAGATGGGCTGATTTTTTGAACCCTGGATGTGTCGACATTGAACCGACGTTGCCACATAAGACTAAGCCGAAGCCTGACGTTGGATACCCTGGTGGATTGTGGTTTGATCCGCTTATGTGGGGAAGGGGGTCGCCTGAGCCAGTGATGGTATTGAGGACTAAAGAGATCAAGAATGGGAGACTGGCAATGCTGGCTTTTGTCGGCTTCTGTTTTCAGGCTGTATATACTGGGCAAGGCCCCTTGGAGAACTTGGCGGCACACATTGCAGATCCTGGTCATTGCAACATTTTTTCG GCTTTTAGAATGCAGTAG
- the LOC140962340 gene encoding photosystem I chlorophyll a/b-binding protein 6, chloroplastic isoform X1, producing MALSVASSSFSSFPKREVWRKPLPEKIAKWLQPKQSRLSATKGVSSVCEPHRPLWLSGSSSTPEWLDGKEVHRRSFPENITTWLQPKRSRLNATKGVSSVCEPLPPDRPLWFPGSSPPEWLDGSLPGDFGFDPLGLGSDPELLKWFAQAELMHGRWAMLAVAGILIPEWLESLGFIENFSWYDAGAREYFADPKTLLFVQLVLMGWVEGRRWADFLNPGCVDIEPTLPHKTKPKPDVGYPGGLWFDPLMWGRGSPEPVMVLRTKEIKNGRLAMLAFVGFCFQAVYTGQGPLENLAAHIADPGHCNIFSAFRMQ from the exons ATGGCTCTGTCAGTTGCTTCTTCTTCATTCTCAAGCTTTCCAAAAAG ggaaGTGTGGAGAAAACCTCTCCCAGAGAAGATAGCAAAATGGTTGCAGCCGAAACAGAGCCGTTTGAGTGCTACGAAAGGCGTTTCCAGCGTCTGCGAACCGCATAGGCCGCTGTGGCTAAGTGGAAGTTCGTCGACCCCCGAGTGGCTGGATGGAAA GGAAGTACATAGAAGATCTTTCCCAGAAAATATTACAACGTGGTTGCAGCCGAAACGAAGCCGTTTAAATGCTACGAAAGGCGTGTCCAGCGTCTGTGAACCGCTTCCTCCCGATAGGCCATTGTGGTTCCCTGGAAGTTCACCCCCTGAGTGGCTTGATGGAAG TCTTCCAGGAGATTTTGGCTTTGATCCGCTTGGATTAG GATCTGATCCTGAGCTGCTCAAATGGTTTGCACAAGCCGAGCTGATGCACGGTAGGTGGGCGATGCTTGCAGTTGCTGGAATCCTTATCCCCGAGTGGCTGGAAAGTCTCGGATTCATAGAGAACTTCTCGTGGTACGATGCTGGTGCTCGAGAATACTTCGCGGATCCGAAAACCTTATTGTTTGTCCAGTTGGTCTTGATGGGGTGGGTCGAGGGGCGGAGATGGGCTGATTTTTTGAACCCTGGATGTGTCGACATTGAACCGACGTTGCCACATAAGACTAAGCCGAAGCCTGACGTTGGATACCCTGGTGGATTGTGGTTTGATCCGCTTATGTGGGGAAGGGGGTCGCCTGAGCCAGTGATGGTATTGAGGACTAAAGAGATCAAGAATGGGAGACTGGCAATGCTGGCTTTTGTCGGCTTCTGTTTTCAGGCTGTATATACTGGGCAAGGCCCCTTGGAGAACTTGGCGGCACACATTGCAGATCCTGGTCATTGCAACATTTTTTCG GCTTTTAGAATGCAGTAG